In one Aricia agestis chromosome 21, ilAriAges1.1, whole genome shotgun sequence genomic region, the following are encoded:
- the LOC121737687 gene encoding uncharacterized protein LOC121737687 isoform X1 has translation MDRFISMWKVRELADKVTNVVMNYTEVEGKVREATSDEAWGPTGQQMQELALSTFTYEHFPEVMSMLWRRMLHDNRAHWRRTYKCLLLLSYLVRNGSERVVTSAREHIYDLRSLENYTFVDDLGKDQGINVRHKVRELIDFIQDDERLREERKKAKKNKDKYIGMSSEAMGGMGGMGGMGGMGGMGGRGASWGSYSDRGSNWEDTKERNDEDDYEREDSDGEYGHRKPNKENVYRDAEVIEDSPRPAATPAAPAPARDPRAIDVRLKDTPRNKPATPVKRIDLGAAATYGKSQTTQPTPAATDNNSQELLDDLFKTCAATPGGVTEDDFDPRAEEKSTRLDGDFGDFTAAGAAPTPAGGAASLGEAPKVNDDFADFSAAFSAPSQPTSNIDLLSDLSPTSIAPMAQPMGLSMGLNINMSAPMSAPLNMGVPPMMANPMSNSFELDSLSNQLSATTLQPMTDDEHSSHQLRLMEAMINATDLLCAIKEIRNENDVRNIKKSMDRVIYYMPGTMTVQKLMKTDELVITGDLVEVFGQLLGAIVKVVVPEWPALKEYVVPMFTVEENFDASQEILTNLCGFLKEEQRFHVLEAMASLIVKYMKSDAIFSAILDCSSRLERKDQVMCEWEHYVQLLVTLPERVSNKLETKTPVEYSHENFSYLLTFQILRAIDYIAESSFHLGERYNLIYLSHLVTKYITNFCIAGNLDVMYKFTDVIIAWADLDETCKYVRRKLIQSLMFHLNRQAIDKFAILLLKRCPIENNIQVQAIKYILINWIDCHKEWNEILTEKLPFTCQFQDYKDTRVVENLVYYLSTSKNSMEILTQLILKLCNVWANVTPSTANNMMQHMYIALLLVLTVKYRIILWKHRKDNWNLMDIKKILFRGMSRHLDNLSKEIRCIGMATVEVLFRLLAEVDDSDKKAVRTLKFDFDDMGQEYVEIARTIRILPTKCLLDKIFKKSKVKPNTKSSIDVNAVLDDIANRIAGLPEREEKVCNTIMTCAIKRPEQTKNIVKTIIAAKLDALEKSGETDLDSDDELQPYDMSNDVKVTEKKKPAYLRDVITILTEAKDQELFQLALEVAEELVLKQLKSDKKLAIGLLDLFVHLEEKFHVDNFDEIRFNAAVTTVCVQPAVCAEHLCREIHVDIGRYSILTKIFMLDILSEAVNKIADVRQTEQPKNEISTQEVELNADEVIRRRLVNKTKYFHSKRPHPFARAKRNQFAAVSDYFFFPLVSGFGTKQLTLSHHNTKQDVDKVLLLRYLSVVGNIILVSKNCPKCPKYCREIVPMVLYLRFSPEPKVQMCVISLIASMVLALPPSLLKGEFFEAMLEFRGWLMECLAQMDVTMRFGGATTETAAFASQVLHWIETNLAE, from the exons CACCAATGTAGTGATGAACTACACGGAGGTGGAGGGCAAAGTCCGCGAGGCGACCTCGGACGAGGCCTGGGGACCCACCGGCCAACAGATGCAGGAGCTCGCCCTGTCCACCTTCACGTACGAACACTTCCCGGAGGTGATGTCGATGCTGTGGAGACGGATGCTCCACGATAACAGGGCACATTGGCGGAGGACTTATAAG TGCCTACTCCTCCTGTCATACCTGGTGAGGAACGGATCGGAGCGTGTGGTGACGTCGGCCAGGGAACACATATACGACCTACGCTCGCTGGAGAACTACACCTTTGTCGATGATCTCGGCAAGGATCAG GGTATAAACGTCAGACACAAGGTCCGTGAACTGATCGACTTCATACAGGATGACGAGCGGCTCAGAGAGGAGAGGAAGAAGGCTAAGAAGAACAAGGACAAGTATATAG gCATGTCGTCCGAGGCGATGGGCGGTATGGGCGGTATGGGTGGTATGGGCGGAATGGGCGGTATGGGCGGGCGCGGCGCCAGCTGGGGCAGCTACAGCGATCGCGGGAGTAACTGGG AGGACACAAAGGAAAGAAACGATGAAGATGACTACGAGAGAGAGGACTCAGACGGTGAATACGGACACAGAAAGCCCAACAA GGAGAACGTATACCGCGACGCCGAAGTGATTGAGGACAGCCCCCGCCCCGCCGCGACCCCCGCAGCCCCCGCGCCCGCCCGCGACCCGCGCGCGATAGACGTGCGTCTGAAAGACACGCCCCGCAACAAACCCGCCACGCCCGTCAAGAGGATCGACCTGG GTGCAGCGGCTACTTACGGCAAATCCCAGACCACTCAGCCCACACCGGCGGCCACAGACAACAACTCGCAAGAACTACTCGATGACCTCTTCAAGACGTGCGCCGCTACGCCGGGTGGGGTGACGGAGGATGATTTTGATCCTAG AGCCGAAGAAAAGTCCACGCGTCTGGACGGTGACTTCGGTGATTTCACCGCCGCGGGCGCCGCCCCCACGCCCGCAGGGGGCGCAGCCTCCTTGGGCGAGGCACCCAAAGTGAATGACGACTTCGCCGACTTCAGTGCTGCGTTTAGTGCAC caTCACAACCGACATCAAATATCGACCTGTTGAGTGATCTCAGTCCAACGTCTATAGCCCCAATGGCACAGCCCATGGGCCTGTCCATGGGGCTGAATATCAACATGAGTGCCCCAATGAGTGCCCCATTGAATATGGGAGTGCCCCCGATGATGGCCAACCCCATGAGCAACAGTTTCGAGTTGGACTCGCTTTCAAATCAACTGTCAGCGACAACGCTTCAGCCTATGACTG ATGACGAACATTCAAGCCACCAACTGCGTCTGATGGAAGCGATGATAAACGCCACAGACCTGCTATGTGCCATCAAAGAGATACGAAACGAAAACGACGTTCGGAATATCAAGAAATCCATGGACAGAGTGATATATTATATGCCCGGAACGATGACAGTGCAGAAATTGATGAAAACGGACGAGCTAGTGATAACCGGAGACTTGGTGGAAGTGTTTGGTCAGCTGCTCGGTGCTATAGTGAAAGTTGTGGTACCGGAGTGGCCTGCTTTGAAGGAGTATGTGGTTCCCATGTTTACTGTGGAAGAAAATTTCGATGCAAGTCAGGAGATATTGACTAATCTGTGCGGGTTTTTGAAGGAGGAGCAAAGGTTTCATGTTTTGGAAGCGATGGCCAGTTTGATCGTCAAATATATGAAGAGTGATGCGATTTTTTCAGCGATTCTAGACTGTAGCAGTCGATTGGAGAGAAAAGATCAGGTTATGTGCGAGTGGGAGCATTATGTTCAGCTATTAGTGACTTTGCCGGAAAGAGTATCAAATAAATTGGAAACTAAAACCCCAGTAGAATACTCGCACGAAAATTTCTCGTATCTATTAACATTCCAGATATTGAGAGCGATAGATTATATAGCGGAGAGCAGCTTTCACTTGGGCGAAAGATATAATCTGATATATCTATCGCATTTGGTGACGAAATACATAACTAATTTCTGCATCGCCGGGAATTTAGACGTTATGTATAAGTTCACAGATGTTATTATTGCATGGGCAGATCTCGACGAGACTTGCAAATACGTTAGACGAAAATTGATACAGTCTTTGATGTTTCATCTGAATAGACAAGCTATAGACAAATTCGCTATCCTACTCCTCAAAAGGTGTCCCATAGAGAACAATATACAAGTCCAAGCTataaaatacatactaataaaTTGGATAGATTGTCACAAGGAATGGAATGAAATATTAACAGAAAAGCTACCGTTTACGTGCCAATTCCAAGACTACAAAGATACCAGAGTAGTTGAGAATTTGGTGTACTATTTGTCGACGAGTAAGAACTCCATGGAGATTTTGACTCAGTTGATACTGAAACTCTGCAATGTTTGGGCGAATGTCACTCCAAGCACGGCGAATAATATGATGCAGCATATGTATATAGCGTTGCTGCTAGTCCTGACTGTGAAATACAGAATAATCCTCTGGAAGCATAGAAAAGACAACTGGAATTTGATGGATATCAAGAAAATACTGTTTCGAGGGATGTCTAGACATTTGGACAATCTGTCCAAAGAAATCAGATGCATCGGCATGGCCACGGTAGAAGTTCTGTTTAGATTACTTGCAGAAGTCGATGATTCTGATAAAAAAGCAGTCAGAACACTCAAATTCGATTTTGATGATATGGGACAAGAGTATGTAGAAATTGCTAGAACGATAAGAATTCTACCAACAAAATGTCTGCTGGATAAGATATTCAAAAAGTCTAAAGTTAAACCGAATACTAAATCGAGTATTGATGTGAACGCAGTTCTTGATGATATAGCTAATAGAATAGCTGGTCTGCCCGAAAGAGAAGAGAAAGTATGTAACACAATAATGACTTGTGCTATCAAAAGACCTGAGCAgactaaaaatatagtaaaaacgATCATAGCGGCGAAACTAGATGCGCTAGAAAAGAGTGGGGAGACAGATTTAGATTCGGACGACGAACTACAACCGTATGATATGAGTAACGACGTCAAAGTTACTGAGAAAAAGAAACCGGCATATCTTAGAGACGTCATAACTATACTCACTGAAGCAAAGGACCAGGAACTATTTCAATTGGCTTTGGAGGTTGCGGAAGAATTGGTATTGAAACAACTTAAGAGTGATAAGAAATTGGCAATTGGGCTTCTAGATCTCTTCGTGCATTTGGAGGAAAAGTTCCATGTGGATAACTTCGATGAGATCAGATTCAATGCGGCAGTAACCACAGTTTGCGTTCAACCGGCCGTGTGCGCGGAGCATCTGTGCAGAGAAATACACGTCGACATAGGCAGATACTCAATattgactaaaatattcatGCTCGACATACTATCTGAGGCAGTAAACAAAATAGCCGATGTTCGCCAAACGGAGCAGCCGAAGAATGAAATATCAACGCAGGAAGTGGAATTGAACGCAGACGAGGTTATACGAAGGAGACTAGTGAATAAGACGAAATATTTCCATTCCAAAAGACCCCATCCGTTCGCGAGGGCGAAAAGGAACCAATTCGCAGCGGTGTCCGACTACTTTTTCTTTCCCCTAGTCAGTGGGTTCGGCACCAAGCAACTGACTCTCAGCCATCACAACACAAAGCAGGATGTAGACAAAGTTCTGCTCCTCCGCTACTTGTCCGTGGTGGGAAACATCATCCTCGTCTCGAAGAATTGCCCGAAATGCCCCAAATACTGTCGTGAGATCGTTCCAATGGTGTTGTACTTGCGATTTTCTCCCGAGCCAAAGGTTCAGATGTGTGTTATCTCGCTCATTGCGTCTATGGTGCTCGCTTTACCGCCGTCGCTTCTAAAGGGGGAATTCTTCGAAGCGATGCTGGAATTCCGCGGCTGGCTGATGGAATGCTTGGCCCAAATGGATGTGACCATGAGGTTCGGTGGCGCCACGACGGAGACGGCGGCTTTCGCTAGCCAAGTGCTGCATTGGATTGAGACGAATTTGGCTGAATAA
- the LOC121737687 gene encoding clathrin interactor 1 isoform X2, with amino-acid sequence MDRFISMWKVRELADKVTNVVMNYTEVEGKVREATSDEAWGPTGQQMQELALSTFTYEHFPEVMSMLWRRMLHDNRAHWRRTYKCLLLLSYLVRNGSERVVTSAREHIYDLRSLENYTFVDDLGKDQGINVRHKVRELIDFIQDDERLREERKKAKKNKDKYIGMSSEAMGGMGGMGGMGGMGGMGGRGASWGSYSDRGSNWEDTKERNDEDDYEREDSDGEYGHRKPNKENVYRDAEVIEDSPRPAATPAAPAPARDPRAIDVRLKDTPRNKPATPVKRIDLGAAATYGKSQTTQPTPAATDNNSQELLDDLFKTCAATPGGVTEDDFDPRAEEKSTRLDGDFGDFTAAGAAPTPAGGAASLGEAPKVNDDFADFSAAFSAPSQPTSNIDLLSDLSPTSIAPMAQPMGLSMGLNINMSAPMSAPLNMGVPPMMANPMSNSFELDSLSNQLSATTLQPMTGLQPTPVNPQPTTQANQTAKPATKLGATWADTTGAINIDVDNLLGPRSPKAGPAPSINQLKSSPNSPAHKPAQPAPFSGPIMNNFAQTGLNNNLRPFFNNDNLLQ; translated from the exons CACCAATGTAGTGATGAACTACACGGAGGTGGAGGGCAAAGTCCGCGAGGCGACCTCGGACGAGGCCTGGGGACCCACCGGCCAACAGATGCAGGAGCTCGCCCTGTCCACCTTCACGTACGAACACTTCCCGGAGGTGATGTCGATGCTGTGGAGACGGATGCTCCACGATAACAGGGCACATTGGCGGAGGACTTATAAG TGCCTACTCCTCCTGTCATACCTGGTGAGGAACGGATCGGAGCGTGTGGTGACGTCGGCCAGGGAACACATATACGACCTACGCTCGCTGGAGAACTACACCTTTGTCGATGATCTCGGCAAGGATCAG GGTATAAACGTCAGACACAAGGTCCGTGAACTGATCGACTTCATACAGGATGACGAGCGGCTCAGAGAGGAGAGGAAGAAGGCTAAGAAGAACAAGGACAAGTATATAG gCATGTCGTCCGAGGCGATGGGCGGTATGGGCGGTATGGGTGGTATGGGCGGAATGGGCGGTATGGGCGGGCGCGGCGCCAGCTGGGGCAGCTACAGCGATCGCGGGAGTAACTGGG AGGACACAAAGGAAAGAAACGATGAAGATGACTACGAGAGAGAGGACTCAGACGGTGAATACGGACACAGAAAGCCCAACAA GGAGAACGTATACCGCGACGCCGAAGTGATTGAGGACAGCCCCCGCCCCGCCGCGACCCCCGCAGCCCCCGCGCCCGCCCGCGACCCGCGCGCGATAGACGTGCGTCTGAAAGACACGCCCCGCAACAAACCCGCCACGCCCGTCAAGAGGATCGACCTGG GTGCAGCGGCTACTTACGGCAAATCCCAGACCACTCAGCCCACACCGGCGGCCACAGACAACAACTCGCAAGAACTACTCGATGACCTCTTCAAGACGTGCGCCGCTACGCCGGGTGGGGTGACGGAGGATGATTTTGATCCTAG AGCCGAAGAAAAGTCCACGCGTCTGGACGGTGACTTCGGTGATTTCACCGCCGCGGGCGCCGCCCCCACGCCCGCAGGGGGCGCAGCCTCCTTGGGCGAGGCACCCAAAGTGAATGACGACTTCGCCGACTTCAGTGCTGCGTTTAGTGCAC caTCACAACCGACATCAAATATCGACCTGTTGAGTGATCTCAGTCCAACGTCTATAGCCCCAATGGCACAGCCCATGGGCCTGTCCATGGGGCTGAATATCAACATGAGTGCCCCAATGAGTGCCCCATTGAATATGGGAGTGCCCCCGATGATGGCCAACCCCATGAGCAACAGTTTCGAGTTGGACTCGCTTTCAAATCAACTGTCAGCGACAACGCTTCAGCCTATGACTG GCTTACAACCAACGCCTGTCAACCCGCAACCAACAACACAAGCGAACCAAACAGCCAAACCGGCGACCAAACTAGGCGCAACCTGGGCAGATACAACCGGCGCGATAAACATAGACGTAGACAACCTCTTAGGTCCTAGGTCACCTAAAGCGGGCCCTGCGCCCTCCATCAACCAGCTAAAGTCCAGCCCAAATAGCCCGGCGCATAAACCGGCCCAACCGGCCCCATTTTCAGGGCCAATTATGAATAATTTCGCCCAAACCGGCCTCAACAACAACCTTAGGCCGTTTTTCAATAACGACAACCTCCTCCAATGA